The nucleotide window AATAAGCTACAGCGCAGAAACAAAATATAATGAAGTAGCCTGCCGGTTTACCTTCAAATCCTAAAAACTCCAGATTATTCTCACCCGCATAAACAAAAAGTTTACCGGCTGTTTTTTGAAGAAACATAGAACCCAATCCGCCGGCCATTCCACCTATACCCGTAATAGTCGCAATCGCCTTTTTAGGAAACATATCTCCAACGGTTGAAAATATATTGGCAGACCACGACTGGTGCGCAGCTCCGCCTAAGCCAATCATAATAACAGGAAGCCAGGGTGATATAGTTCCCAAAGGCTGAGCCAATAATACCAATAAAGGCACAAAAGCAAACATCAGCATAGCTTTCATGCGTGCTACGTAAGGATTCTGCCCGGTTTTTTTAATGATAATAGAAGGCAATTTCCCTCCGTAAATAGACAACATTGTTATAGCATACAAGGTAAAAATGAGCGCTACTCCTAACCCTTCGGAAGTTTTAATACCGAACTGTGTGCTCAAATAAGACGGCGTCCAAAACAGGAAGAACCACCATACCCCATCTGTCATAAACTTACCAAAAGCAAAAGCCCAGGTTTGCTTGTAATTGAAGCATTTAAGAAACGAGATCTTTTCTGTTTCAACTGTAGCAGCTACGCGCTCCGGTTGCACTTCATTCTCTCTATCAGAAAGTATATAAGCCAGCTCCTCTTTACTTACCTTTGGGTGCTCTTCAGGCTTTTTATACATGAAAACCCAGAAGCCCATCCATATGAAGCCTAACGCGCCAATAATAATAAACGACATTTCCCATCCGAATACGGCTGCTAAAGGTGGAATTGTTAAGGGCGCCAGCAATGCACCTACTGATGCACCTGCGTTAAAAATACTTGTAGCATAAGCGCGATCCTTTTTAGGGAAGTATTCGGCTGTAACTTTAATGGCAGCAGGAAAGTTACCTGCTTCACCTACTGCGAGCACAATACGGGCCACTATAAAAGCATACATACTCACGGTAGAGATGACTACAGCGGTATCGCCTGTAGCCTGCACTAATTCAGCTGCAGAACGAAGACCCACATACTGCTCAGTAATAACTCCGCACAGTGCATGTAAACAAGCACCTACCGACCAAACACCAATCGCCCACAAAAAGCCTTTCTTAGTGCCTAACCAGTCAACAAACCTTCCGGCAAAAAGCATCGATATCGCATATACGATAGAAAAGATCGAGGTAATGGTTCCATAGTGGTCCTCGTTCCAGTGAAACTCCGGTTTGATGAATTCGTCCCATGTGAGAGATAATACCTGCCTGTCGAGATAATTGATGGTAGTGGCTACAAAAAGGAGTATGACCATCGTCCATCGGTAATTGGTCATTTTTCCATTTCCATTGGCTTGCTGCATATCGTTAGTTTATTTTTTAATTGATTGAATAGTGGCAAAAACTTCTTTGGTAGCGCTTTCAATGGCAGCATAATCTTTGTTCGCCATCAGCTCTTTACTGATCAGCTTACTTCCCATACCTACAGCGCTTACACCCGCCTTAAACCAGCTTTCAATATTTTCTTTGGTTGTATCTACACCTCCTGTTGGCATAAAGATCAGATTAGGAAATACAGGCTTGATAGCTGATAAGTATTTAGCGCCTAATGTATCGCCCGGGAACAACTTGATAAATCTAACACCTGCAGTTTCAGCTGCAATGATCTCAGTCGGTGTCATACAACCCGGAGCATATAATACATCGTTGGCAACCGCATACTCGGCAACCTCTGCTACATAGCCGGGACTAACTAAAAAGTCTGCACCAACCGCCAGGTATTCTTTTACCTGTGTCAGATTTTTAACTGTTCCAATACCCAGTAAAAGGCCGGGCATTTCTGCATTACGCACTTCTACCATTTTGGTAAAGTTATTTAAAGCAGTTGCTCCGCGGCTGGTATATTCAATTGCTTTTACGCCCGCTTTATATACCGCACGTAAAATTTCTACGCTTACGGTTTCATCTGCATTAAAATACAGGGGCAGCATACCCTGCTCTACTATTGCGTCAATTGCCTGTTGTGTTGTAGCCATTTAAATTTAAGATTTAAGACCTGTCTGCCGACAGGCGGGTTTAAAGTTTAAGATTGTTCAAACCTTAAATGATGATTATTTTATTGTGTGCCTCTTACCAGTCAACTAATTTTTACTTTTATCACCATTTTCTTGATATTACCCTCGCCTACACCAATCATTGGAGCATGTACATCTTCGGGAAATAATATCACAAACTGGTTGTCGGTTAAGTTAAAGTACATATCTGGTTTTTCATCCCAGAACTGTACATCTTTCTCGTCGTTATACCCACCCTTATCCGTGTCGCACTTTTCAATAGGCTTCCAACCTATTTCTTCCACCCCGCTGATGCATACCTGGATATCGATATGCTTGCGGTGGCATTCAAACTTTTCCAAAGACTCTTCGCGGCTTTTGCCTTCTTTGTCAGATACGATGGCTTTTAGCTCATCACCCTGAATTTCGTACGTGCCTGGTTGCATAGTTGCCAAATCAGTGGTGGCAATATACTCAAATGCCTTAGCAAACAATGGATGAACACTGCTATATTTTGGTGCGTTCTTTAATGAATCAATGATCATGATTATATGTTTGATGTACCATTTAAGGTGTACTATGTCAGATGTACGCTGTAGGATGTACGAAATAATTTACTCCTTTCGTACATCCCGCACCTGATATCGTACATAATTATAATTAACGTTGCACTCTTCCGCTGGCGTCGCCTTTCATCAGCGTTTTTACATCGCTTAATGTAGCGTGGTTTAAGTCGCCCGGAATGGTGTGTTTTAGTGCAGAAGCAGCTACGCCAAACTCCGCAGCATCAGCCATGCTCATGCCGGTAACCAGACCATAGATAAGGCCGCTGGCAAAGCTATCACCACTACCTACACGGTCAACAATACGCACGTCATACTTACGGGTATGATAGAACTCGTTGCCATCGCTTACCAATGCGCTCCAGCCATTATCGCTTGCGCTATAGCTTTCGCGTAAAGAGGAGGCAATATATTTAAAACCGAATTTTTCTTTCATCTGGCGGATCACATCTTTATATCCATCCAGGTTCAACTCACCTTTGGTGATATCGCTATGTGCTGCTTTAAAACCCAAAGTTGTTTCAGCATCTTCTTCGTTACCGATGCACACGTCTACGTATTTGCACAGCTCAGTCATTACGGATTGCGCCTTTTCTTTGCTCCACAATTTTTTACGGTAGTTTAAGTCGATAGAAGTGGTAATGCCTCTTTCTTTAGCCGCTTTTAAAGCAGCTTCAGTAAGTGCAGCAGCTTTATCACTTAATGCAGGTGTGATACCTGTTGTATGGAACCAGTCTGCACCTTCGAAAATTGCATCCCAGTTAAACTCGCTGGCATCAACATCGGCGATTGAAGCACCTGCACGGTCGTAGATTACCTGCGAAGCACGCATAGAAGCACCCGTTTCCAAAAAGTAGATACCCAGTCTTTCGCCACCCAATGCCACATGTTGTGTATCAACACCATAACGACGTAAATGATTAATAGCAGATTGTCCTATCGCATTATCAGGCACTTTCGATACGAAAACACCATTTAAACCATAGTTGGATAAAGCTACCGCTACGTTGGCTTCTCCCCCACCATAGGTAACATCAAATGAATCTGACTGAACAAAACGTTGAAAGCCTGGTGTTGAAAGGCGCAACATTATTTCTCCGAGTGTAACAACTTTTTTTGACATGACTTCTTATTGAAAATTGAATATTGAAATTGAGTATCGATGCTTATTTTACTGTAGGTACGGGCGCAGGATCCATATCGCTGTAGACCAGGTTTTCGCCAGCCATACCCCATATAAAACCATAGTTAGTGGTACCGCATCCGAAGTGTGTGCTCCAGGGTGGAGAGATCACGGCTTCGTTATTGGCCATTACCATGTGGCGTGACTCTGCAGGATTGCCCATGA belongs to Niabella yanshanensis and includes:
- a CDS encoding sugar kinase, whose translation is MSKKVVTLGEIMLRLSTPGFQRFVQSDSFDVTYGGGEANVAVALSNYGLNGVFVSKVPDNAIGQSAINHLRRYGVDTQHVALGGERLGIYFLETGASMRASQVIYDRAGASIADVDASEFNWDAIFEGADWFHTTGITPALSDKAAALTEAALKAAKERGITTSIDLNYRKKLWSKEKAQSVMTELCKYVDVCIGNEEDAETTLGFKAAHSDITKGELNLDGYKDVIRQMKEKFGFKYIASSLRESYSASDNGWSALVSDGNEFYHTRKYDVRIVDRVGSGDSFASGLIYGLVTGMSMADAAEFGVAASALKHTIPGDLNHATLSDVKTLMKGDASGRVQR
- a CDS encoding bifunctional 4-hydroxy-2-oxoglutarate aldolase/2-dehydro-3-deoxy-phosphogluconate aldolase, translated to MATTQQAIDAIVEQGMLPLYFNADETVSVEILRAVYKAGVKAIEYTSRGATALNNFTKMVEVRNAEMPGLLLGIGTVKNLTQVKEYLAVGADFLVSPGYVAEVAEYAVANDVLYAPGCMTPTEIIAAETAGVRFIKLFPGDTLGAKYLSAIKPVFPNLIFMPTGGVDTTKENIESWFKAGVSAVGMGSKLISKELMANKDYAAIESATKEVFATIQSIKK
- a CDS encoding MFS transporter, which translates into the protein MQQANGNGKMTNYRWTMVILLFVATTINYLDRQVLSLTWDEFIKPEFHWNEDHYGTITSIFSIVYAISMLFAGRFVDWLGTKKGFLWAIGVWSVGACLHALCGVITEQYVGLRSAAELVQATGDTAVVISTVSMYAFIVARIVLAVGEAGNFPAAIKVTAEYFPKKDRAYATSIFNAGASVGALLAPLTIPPLAAVFGWEMSFIIIGALGFIWMGFWVFMYKKPEEHPKVSKEELAYILSDRENEVQPERVAATVETEKISFLKCFNYKQTWAFAFGKFMTDGVWWFFLFWTPSYLSTQFGIKTSEGLGVALIFTLYAITMLSIYGGKLPSIIIKKTGQNPYVARMKAMLMFAFVPLLVLLAQPLGTISPWLPVIMIGLGGAAHQSWSANIFSTVGDMFPKKAIATITGIGGMAGGLGSMFLQKTAGKLFVYAGENNLEFLGFEGKPAGYFIIFCFCAVAYLIGWIVMKSLVPKYAPITDL
- a CDS encoding YhcH/YjgK/YiaL family protein, translated to MIIDSLKNAPKYSSVHPLFAKAFEYIATTDLATMQPGTYEIQGDELKAIVSDKEGKSREESLEKFECHRKHIDIQVCISGVEEIGWKPIEKCDTDKGGYNDEKDVQFWDEKPDMYFNLTDNQFVILFPEDVHAPMIGVGEGNIKKMVIKVKIS